A genome region from Nycticebus coucang isolate mNycCou1 chromosome 22, mNycCou1.pri, whole genome shotgun sequence includes the following:
- the LOC128575129 gene encoding translationally-controlled tumor protein-like, whose amino-acid sequence MIIYRDLISHDEMFSDIYKIREIADGLCLEVEGKMVSRTEGNIDDSLIGGNASPEGPEGEGTESTVITGVDIVMNHHLQETSFTKEAYEKYIKDYMKSIKGKLEEQRPERVKPFMTGATEQIKHILANFKNYQFFIGENMNPDGMVALLDYREDGVTPYMIFFKDGLEMEKC is encoded by the exons ATGATTATCTACCGGGACCTCATCAGCCATGATGAGATGTTCTCCGACATTTACAAGATCCGAGAGATCGCAGACGGCCTATGCTTGGAGGTGGAGGGGAAGATGGTCAGTAGGACAGAGGGTAACATTGATGACTCGCTCATTGGTGGAAATGCTTCCCCTGAAGGACCTGAGGGCGAAGGTACCGAAAGCACAGTTATCACTGGTGTTGATATTGTCATGAACCATCACTTGCAGGAAACCAGCTTCACAAAAGAAGCCTACGAGAAGTACAtcaaag ATTACATGAAGTCAATCAAAGGCAAACTTGAAGAACAGAGACCAGAAAGAGTAAAACCTTTTATGACAGGGGCTACAGAACAAATCAAGCACATCCTGGCTAATTTCAAAAACTACCAGTTCTTTATTGGTGAAAACATGAATCCAGATGGCATGGTTGCTCTCCTGGACTACCGTGAGGATGGTGTGACCCcatatatgattttctttaaggatggtttagaaatggaaaaatgttaa